CGACCGGCTGGAGCAGACGCTGCTCGGCAGGCAGGTGCGCAAACTGCCGACCCTGCGGGGGCGGACCGTCGTCACGGTGTTCTACGAGAACTCCACCCGCACCCGGGTCTCCTTCGAGATCGCGGGCAAGTGGATGAGCGCCGATGTGATCAATGTCTCCATCGGTGCCTCGTCGGTGGGCAAGGGCGAGTCGCTGCGCGACACCGCGCTCACCCTGGCCGCCGCCGGTGCGGACTGCGTGGTCGTCCGGCACCCCGCCTCCGGTGCGGCGCACCGGCTGGCCCGGTGGCTGGCCGACACCGGGGTGGCGGTGGTCAACGCCGGGGACGGCACGCACGAGCACCCCACGCAGGCCCTGCTCGACGCCCAGACCCTTCGGCAACGACTGGGCGACCTCGCCGGTCGGCGCGTCGCGGTGGTGGGCGACGTCCTGCACAGCCGCGTCGCACGGTCGAACGTGCTGCTCCTCACCCTGCTGGGGGCGCGCGTCGTGCTGGTCGCCCCGCCGACCCTGCTGCCCAGCGGGGTCGGGTCGTGGCCGGTGGAGGTCAGCCACGACCTCGACGCCG
This genomic stretch from Actinoalloteichus hoggarensis harbors:
- a CDS encoding aspartate carbamoyltransferase catalytic subunit — protein: MRHLLSIADLDAQAANALLDTADRLEQTLLGRQVRKLPTLRGRTVVTVFYENSTRTRVSFEIAGKWMSADVINVSIGASSVGKGESLRDTALTLAAAGADCVVVRHPASGAAHRLARWLADTGVAVVNAGDGTHEHPTQALLDAQTLRQRLGDLAGRRVAVVGDVLHSRVARSNVLLLTLLGARVVLVAPPTLLPSGVGSWPVEVSHDLDAVLGGVDAVMMLRVQAERMHGGFFPTAREYAVGYGLNQRRLDLLPEHAPVLHPGPMLRGMEIGSTVADSERALVTDQVRNGVHLRMAVLYHLLAGEEAE